The genomic window ATCCGCTCGACGCCGGGCGGGCGCTGGGCACTGCGGAACCGCTCGAGGATTTCGAAGAAGGCGCGGCCCGTCGGAGTCCCCTTCCCCGTCCACTCGACGAACGCGAACCGACCCCCAGCCCGCAGCACCCGGTGAACCTGGCGGAAACAGGAACCCCAATCGAAGAAGGGCAAACCCAGGCACGAGACGGCGGTGTCGAAGGAGGCCTCGGGGTACGCAACACGCCGCACGTCCATCACGCGGAATACCGCATTGCCAACCCCGGCAGCCGCCGCCCTCGATTGGGCGACCGCGATCATGCCCTCCGCCACGTCGATTCCGACCACGCACCCGGGGATGCCAACCCGCCGAGCCGCTTCCAGGGTCAGATCCCCGGCACCGCAGCCGATGTCCAAGACCCGTTCTCCCGGTCGTGGGTTGGCTGCGTCCAGCACCCGCTGCACGAAGGGGGCATGGTACCGAGCCACGGAGGACTCGTATCCGGGGGCCATGCGGCTGAACTCCTCGGCGAGAACCCCCGCGGCCTCCTCCAGGTCCACATGTGACGAAGAGACCAGGGGGCCCATAGTCCTGTCTGGGCCATATCAACCTTGTTTAAGGTTGATTTGAAGAGACACTTTCGCGGACCCCTCCCCCGCATCCCCCCTTATGGTCCCGGGACCATGGTCTCCGGATGGGTCGCACGATCCCGACGTACCGCCTCCACCTCGAGTCCATCCTGAACGACTGGATGGACTACCGCCGCGCCCTGCGGGAGAGGGACCGGGGAGCCTTCGACGGCCTCCTGAGCAAGGCACGGCAGCACGCCAGTGCGGCGAGCTACTCCGCACACCTCGATCCGACGGACCAAGCGTTCCTGTCCATCCTCCTGGAGATGGAGAAGGAGCTCGAGGCCTTGAGGTCGCGACGCGAACGTTCTTCCGCGCCCGAGGGTTCGGCGCCCCGTGAACCTCCGGGAGACGCGACCTGAGGACCGGGCCGCGATCAAACGGATCTCGCGCGCCTCCTTCGACCGCGTGTACGCGTTCTTCTCCATCCGCGGCAGCCGCGGGGGATGGCTTCAGCTTGTCGCCGAGGAGGACGGCGCGGTGGTCGGCTTCCTGGAAGGCCGTCTCTTCGACGGCCAACCTCCGATCGGCTACGTGTACTTCGTCGCGGTGGACCCGGGGCGCCGGAGACAACACGCGGCTCGGCTCCTCGTGGAGGAATCCTTGCGGAGGTTCGAGTCCCGCGGAACCACGCGGGTCTTCGCCGCGGTCCCGGGGGACAATGAGGCCTCCATGGGACTCTTCCGGTCTCTCGGATTCCAGGAGGCCCCGCGAGGAGCCATGTGGCGCTGGTACCGCTTCCGAAGCATCGCGGTCCAGATGAGCATGATGATCGCGCCGCACGAGGTCCTGCTCGTGCGCACTTTCGCGGACCCCTCCCCCGCATCGAACCAAGAGCCCCCTCGACCCTGAGGAGCCGTCCGGGGGAGTCCACTGCACGGATGGATCATCGACGCGTACGCGGACTACGACAGGGACTCCGTGGTCCTCCGACTCTGGAACGAGGAGGGGGCGCACCGCATCGAGGACCCGCACTTCGTGCCCTCCTTCTTCCTGCACGCGACGCCGAGCGAGCTCCCCGCGCTCCGTCGGCGCATCGAGATCCTCGACGGCGTGCGCGAGGTCCGCGAGGTCGAGCGGCGCATCGCCCTCGAGGACGACGACGCCAAGCCCGTCCTCGAGATCGTGCCGCGGCACTACCGCGACCTGGCGAAGGTCGCCCGCATCCTCGACTCGAACGGCGGCTACGTGGACCATCGCCTCTTCGACGTCGACTTGAGGTTCAGCCAGCGCTACGCGATTGAGCACGACATCTTTCCCATGGGCCTCGTGCGCCATGCGAACGACGTGTGGCGGGCGGAGGAGGAGCACTTCGCCCTCGATTATCCCCTTCCGCAGCTGAGACGGTCCCTCCTTGACCTCCACGTGGACAACCCCGCGGGCATGCCGCGGATGCAGGACAAGCTCCTCGGGGCGCGCGTGGACGACGTCGAGATCGACGGGAGCGAGGAGGCCATCCTGCGCGGAATTGACGAGGTTGTCCGCTCGAAGAACCCGGACATCCTGATGACGGACGGCGGGGACGCCTTCGTCATGCCCTACCTCGCCCGGAAGGCCGCGGAGCTCGACGTGAATTTGCAGCTCGGCCGCGACGCGGACACGTTCGCGGAAAAGAAGGCAAAGTCCTACTTCACGTACGGGAAGATCGTCTACAAGCCGGGGCAGTACATCCTGCGCGGGCGACTGCACCTGGACCGCGGGCACTTCGCGTTCCGCGAGAGCGACTTCGCGGGACTCGCGGAACTCTCGCGCCTGTCGACGCTCACGCCGCAGGAGCAGGCGCGGCTCACGCCGGGCACGGCGATCACCGCGATGCAGGTGAACCAGGCGCACAAGGACGGCTGCCTCGCGGTCTGGAAGAAGAACCGCCCGGAGGAGTTCAAGAGCGCCGAGTATCTGCTGCGCGGAGACCGTGGCGGGTTCATCTTCGAGCCCGAGGTCGGATTGCACGAGGGCCTCTACGAGCTCGATTTCTTCGCGCTCTATCCAAATATCATGGTGAAGTTCAACATCTCACCCGAGACGTTGGATTGCTCCTGCTGCGAGTCGGAGGGGCTCCCCGTCCCGGAACTGAAATACCATCTGTGCACGCGGCGGATCGGGCTGATCCCGCGAGTGCTCAAACCTGTGGTCGAGCGGCGGCACTACTACAAGAAGATGAAGAAAGAATCAGGACCTCTCCAGGAAATCTACAAGGGTCGCGACACGATTCTCAAATGGCTTCTGGTCACCTGCTTCAGCAAC from Thermoplasmata archaeon includes these protein-coding regions:
- a CDS encoding methyltransferase domain-containing protein, whose product is MDLEEAAGVLAEEFSRMAPGYESSVARYHAPFVQRVLDAANPRPGERVLDIGCGAGDLTLEAARRVGIPGCVVGIDVAEGMIAVAQSRAAAAGVGNAVFRVMDVRRVAYPEASFDTAVSCLGLPFFDWGSCFRQVHRVLRAGGRFAFVEWTGKGTPTGRAFFEILERFRSAQRPPGVERIREARRVLRESPMAQAGDPKTVRPLIEEAGFEVVRCAPETLTRVFPSIDSYIGYMAAFGDVGQELTAMSSDARAAFRRELAARVASSFNVSELIVSSEVLVCVAGR
- a CDS encoding GNAT family N-acetyltransferase encodes the protein MNLRETRPEDRAAIKRISRASFDRVYAFFSIRGSRGGWLQLVAEEDGAVVGFLEGRLFDGQPPIGYVYFVAVDPGRRRQHAARLLVEESLRRFESRGTTRVFAAVPGDNEASMGLFRSLGFQEAPRGAMWRWYRFRSIAVQMSMMIAPHEVLLVRTFADPSPASNQEPPRP